One genomic region from Streptomyces venezuelae encodes:
- a CDS encoding MarR family winged helix-turn-helix transcriptional regulator — translation MSRREQQDALSRTALGVFRLNGQFLAVSEKLAEPAGLTAAWWQVLGAVLPEPLPVSGIARLMGITRQSVQRIADLLVREGLAAYEPNPAHRRAKLLTPTAAGRAAIDRIGPGHAELAALLARELGGQEAFDETVRVLERLSTALEAVETDHQ, via the coding sequence ATGAGCCGCAGGGAACAGCAGGACGCCCTGTCCCGTACGGCCCTGGGCGTCTTCCGCCTCAACGGCCAGTTCCTCGCCGTCTCGGAGAAGCTGGCCGAACCGGCAGGCCTGACCGCCGCCTGGTGGCAGGTCCTCGGCGCCGTCCTTCCCGAACCGCTGCCGGTCTCCGGGATCGCCCGCCTCATGGGCATCACCCGGCAGAGCGTCCAGCGGATCGCGGACCTGCTCGTCCGGGAGGGCCTCGCGGCCTACGAGCCGAACCCGGCCCACCGCCGCGCCAAGCTCCTCACGCCCACGGCGGCGGGCCGGGCGGCGATCGACCGCATCGGCCCGGGCCACGCGGAGCTGGCCGCCCTGCTCGCACGGGAGCTGGGCGGCCAGGAGGCCTTCGACGAGACGGTACGGGTGCTGGAGCGGCTGTCGACGGCACTGGAGGCCGTCGAGACGGATCACCAGTAG
- a CDS encoding DJ-1/PfpI family protein produces the protein MGTESDTKTVHLAVYDTLADWETGHATAWLARAGYTVRTVGPVAGEPVTTIAGIRIVPDLALDDLRPEDSALLILPGAEKYDEGDELAPFTAKARTFLDAGVPVAAICGATAGLAKEGLLDDRPHTSAVSFYLAATGYKGGEHYVDADAVTAGDLITAGPTEPVAFAREIFARLGAYEGKRDAWFRLFHDSDPAAFVELNS, from the coding sequence ATGGGAACCGAGAGCGACACCAAGACCGTCCACCTCGCCGTCTACGACACCCTCGCCGACTGGGAGACGGGCCACGCCACGGCCTGGCTCGCCCGGGCCGGATACACCGTCCGGACCGTCGGCCCGGTCGCCGGAGAGCCCGTCACGACGATCGCCGGCATCCGGATCGTCCCCGACCTCGCGCTCGACGACCTCCGCCCCGAGGACAGCGCCCTGTTGATCCTTCCGGGCGCCGAGAAGTACGACGAGGGCGACGAGCTCGCCCCCTTCACGGCCAAGGCCAGGACCTTCCTCGACGCCGGCGTGCCGGTCGCCGCGATCTGCGGCGCCACGGCGGGCCTGGCGAAGGAGGGCCTGCTCGACGACCGCCCGCACACCAGCGCCGTCTCCTTCTACCTCGCCGCCACCGGCTACAAGGGCGGTGAGCACTACGTCGACGCGGACGCGGTGACGGCCGGGGACCTGATCACCGCGGGCCCGACGGAGCCGGTCGCGTTCGCGCGGGAGATCTTCGCCCGGCTGGGCGCGTACGAGGGCAAGCGGGACGCCTGGTTCCGCCTCTTCCACGACTCGGACCCGGCGGCCTTCGTCGAGCTGAACTCATGA
- a CDS encoding aspartate aminotransferase family protein, translated as MTPHVAAPDPQAGAAVKAADRAHVFHSWSAQGLIDPLAVAGAEGSYFWDYDGNRYLDFTSGLVYTNIGYQHPKVVAAIQEQAGKLATFAPAFAVDVRSEAARLIAERTPGDLDKIFFTNGGAEAVENAVRMARLHTGRHKVLSAFRSYHGATSTAINLTGDPRRWASDTGSAGVVRFWAPFLYRSPFYSETEQQECERALAHLEDTIAFEGPATIAAIILETVPGTAGIMTPPPGYLAGVREICDKYGIVFVLDEVMAGFGRTGKWFAAEHFDVVPDLMTFAKGVNSGYVPLGGVAINAEIAATFDKRPYPGGLTYSGHPLACAAAVATIQVMEDEKVVEHAAHLGENVLGPGLRELAERHPSVGEVRGLGVFWALELVKNRETREPLVPYNAAGEAAAPMAALGAAAKKNGLWPFINMNRTHAVPACNASEAEVKEGLAALDAALSVADEYTA; from the coding sequence ATGACCCCTCATGTCGCCGCACCCGATCCCCAGGCCGGCGCGGCCGTCAAGGCCGCCGACCGCGCGCACGTCTTCCACTCCTGGTCCGCCCAGGGTCTGATCGACCCGCTCGCCGTCGCCGGCGCCGAGGGTTCGTACTTCTGGGACTACGACGGAAACCGCTACCTCGACTTCACCAGCGGTCTCGTCTACACGAACATCGGCTACCAGCACCCCAAGGTCGTCGCCGCGATCCAGGAGCAGGCCGGAAAGCTCGCGACCTTCGCGCCCGCCTTCGCCGTGGACGTCCGCTCCGAGGCCGCACGCCTCATCGCCGAGCGCACCCCGGGCGACCTGGACAAGATCTTCTTCACCAACGGCGGCGCCGAGGCCGTCGAGAACGCCGTCCGGATGGCCCGTCTGCACACGGGCCGCCACAAGGTGCTCTCCGCCTTCCGCTCGTACCACGGCGCCACCTCCACCGCGATCAACCTCACCGGCGACCCGCGCCGCTGGGCCTCCGACACCGGTTCCGCCGGCGTCGTGCGCTTCTGGGCGCCCTTCCTCTACCGCTCGCCGTTCTACTCCGAGACCGAGCAGCAGGAGTGCGAGCGCGCCCTCGCGCACCTGGAGGACACGATCGCCTTCGAGGGTCCGGCGACGATCGCCGCGATCATCCTGGAGACCGTGCCCGGCACCGCCGGCATCATGACCCCGCCGCCCGGCTACCTCGCCGGCGTCCGCGAGATCTGCGACAAGTACGGCATCGTCTTCGTCCTCGACGAGGTCATGGCCGGCTTCGGCCGCACGGGCAAGTGGTTCGCCGCCGAGCACTTCGACGTCGTGCCCGACCTGATGACCTTCGCGAAGGGCGTGAACTCCGGTTACGTGCCCCTCGGCGGCGTCGCCATCAACGCCGAGATCGCCGCGACCTTCGACAAGCGGCCCTACCCCGGCGGCCTGACGTACTCCGGTCACCCGCTGGCCTGCGCCGCCGCCGTCGCCACCATCCAGGTGATGGAGGACGAGAAGGTCGTCGAGCACGCCGCCCACCTCGGCGAGAACGTCCTCGGCCCCGGCCTGCGCGAGCTCGCCGAGCGCCACCCGTCCGTCGGCGAGGTCCGCGGCCTGGGCGTCTTCTGGGCGCTGGAGCTGGTGAAGAACCGCGAGACGCGCGAGCCGCTCGTCCCGTACAACGCCGCCGGCGAGGCCGCCGCGCCGATGGCCGCCCTGGGCGCCGCCGCGAAGAAGAACGGCCTGTGGCCCTTCATCAACATGAACCGCACGCACGCCGTGCCCGCCTGCAACGCCTCCGAGGCCGAGGTCAAGGAGGGCCTGGCGGCCCTGGACGCCGCGCTGTCGGTGGCCGACGAGTACACCGCGTAA
- a CDS encoding GntR family transcriptional regulator, with protein sequence MPASGAVTRNTLRQQIADALRDEVLAGRLQPGQEFTVKQIAEQYGVSATPVREALVDLCAQGLLDSDQHRGFRVHQYSVDDYRRMVEARMLVVDGIFRRDAAMVPPRSATTEPDLGVGVALVSVRRRGEAAARAARAGDLDVLIGYDIRYWRELARLVAANDYIAEFLHRLRVQAWVFSVPYLRSERDMNGWLWSGHVDLVDAITRGDAEGAVAVVRDYNTHSLDWADRLENRAR encoded by the coding sequence ATGCCCGCGAGCGGAGCTGTCACCCGCAACACCTTGCGACAGCAGATCGCGGACGCGCTGCGTGACGAGGTGCTCGCCGGCCGTCTCCAGCCGGGCCAGGAGTTCACGGTCAAGCAGATCGCCGAGCAGTACGGGGTGTCCGCGACGCCCGTGCGCGAAGCCCTCGTCGACCTCTGCGCACAGGGGCTCCTCGACTCCGACCAGCACCGCGGCTTCCGCGTCCACCAGTACTCGGTCGACGACTACCGGCGGATGGTCGAGGCCCGGATGCTCGTCGTCGACGGCATCTTCCGCCGCGACGCCGCCATGGTGCCGCCCCGCTCCGCGACCACGGAACCCGACCTCGGGGTCGGGGTCGCGCTCGTCTCCGTACGCCGCAGGGGTGAGGCCGCGGCCCGCGCCGCCCGTGCCGGCGACCTGGACGTCCTCATCGGCTACGACATCCGCTACTGGCGCGAGCTGGCCCGCCTGGTCGCCGCCAACGACTACATCGCCGAGTTCCTGCACCGGCTCCGCGTCCAGGCCTGGGTCTTCTCCGTGCCCTACCTGCGCTCCGAGCGGGACATGAACGGCTGGCTGTGGAGCGGCCACGTCGACCTGGTGGACGCCATCACGCGCGGCGACGCCGAGGGGGCCGTCGCGGTCGTACGGGACTACAACACGCACTCCCTTGACTGGGCTGACCGCCTGGAGAACCGCGCGCGCTGA
- a CDS encoding SLATT domain-containing protein — protein MSQQPDMQPPGQSGENGEVTERPDRDLTGTPFPLGDWGEPAERLDELYRWVESNALRTAEWYLSDRVWKRRGARILRLGTAAGVIAGAALPLLDLTGAAEGAAGWGYLSLLIGAACLACDRYFGLTSGWIRDVATAQAVQRRLQALQFDWASESVREVLGPTEGTASEAAERCLGVLRRFSEDVTELVRAETADWMVEFRSGPAPLMLQSVGVVPPRQESFSHPSSRFPLPPGTRPNMPRQRPPEAR, from the coding sequence GTGAGCCAGCAGCCGGACATGCAGCCACCGGGTCAGTCCGGGGAGAACGGGGAAGTCACCGAGCGGCCGGACCGCGATCTCACCGGCACGCCCTTCCCGCTGGGCGACTGGGGCGAGCCCGCCGAGCGGCTCGACGAGCTCTACCGCTGGGTCGAGTCCAATGCCCTGCGCACGGCGGAGTGGTATCTCTCCGACCGCGTCTGGAAGCGCCGCGGCGCCCGGATCCTGCGGCTCGGCACCGCCGCCGGCGTGATCGCGGGCGCCGCGCTGCCGCTGCTCGACCTGACCGGGGCGGCCGAGGGCGCGGCCGGCTGGGGCTATCTGTCGCTGCTGATCGGCGCGGCCTGCCTGGCCTGCGACCGGTACTTCGGCCTGACGTCCGGCTGGATAAGGGACGTGGCGACGGCACAGGCCGTGCAGCGCCGTCTCCAGGCCCTGCAGTTCGACTGGGCCTCGGAGAGCGTCCGCGAGGTCCTGGGCCCCACGGAGGGCACGGCGAGCGAGGCGGCCGAGCGATGTCTCGGCGTGCTGCGCCGCTTCTCGGAGGACGTGACGGAGCTGGTCCGGGCGGAGACGGCGGACTGGATGGTCGAGTTCCGCTCGGGCCCGGCGCCGCTGATGCTGCAGTCGGTGGGCGTGGTGCCCCCGCGCCAGGAGAGCTTCTCCCACCCGTCGAGCCGCTTCCCGCTGCCGCCCGGCACCCGGCCGAACATGCCGCGCCAGCGGCCCCCGGAGGCCCGCTGA
- a CDS encoding YbaB/EbfC family nucleoid-associated protein, producing the protein MIPGGGQPNMQQLLQQAQKMQQDLARAQAELAATEVDGQAGGGLVKATVTGSGELRALVIDPKAVDPEDTETLADLIVAAVHAANENAAQLQQAKLGPLAQGMGGMPGLGF; encoded by the coding sequence GTGATTCCCGGTGGTGGCCAGCCCAATATGCAGCAGCTTCTCCAGCAGGCCCAGAAGATGCAGCAGGACCTCGCGCGCGCGCAGGCGGAACTGGCCGCGACCGAGGTGGACGGGCAGGCGGGCGGTGGCCTGGTCAAGGCGACCGTCACCGGCTCCGGCGAGCTGCGCGCCCTGGTGATCGACCCCAAGGCGGTCGACCCGGAGGACACGGAGACGCTGGCCGACCTGATCGTGGCCGCCGTGCACGCGGCGAACGAGAACGCGGCGCAGCTCCAGCAGGCGAAGCTGGGCCCGCTGGCACAGGGCATGGGCGGCATGCCGGGCCTGGGCTTCTGA
- the recR gene encoding recombination mediator RecR, with translation MYEGVVQDLIDELGRLPGVGPKSAQRIAFHILQAEPTDVRRLAHALLEVKEKVRFCAVCGNVAQQEQCNICRDPRRDLTVICVVEEPKDVVAIERTREFRGRYHVLGGAISPIEGVGPDDLRIRELLARLADGAVTELILATDPNLEGEATATYLARMIKPMGLKVTRLASGLPVGGDLEYADEVTLGRAFEGRRLLDV, from the coding sequence TTGTACGAAGGCGTGGTTCAGGACCTCATCGACGAACTGGGCAGGCTGCCCGGCGTCGGTCCCAAGAGCGCGCAGCGGATCGCCTTCCACATCCTCCAGGCGGAGCCCACGGATGTCCGGCGGCTGGCGCACGCGCTCCTGGAGGTCAAGGAGAAGGTCAGGTTCTGCGCGGTCTGCGGCAACGTGGCACAGCAGGAGCAGTGCAACATCTGCCGGGACCCGCGGCGCGACCTGACGGTCATCTGCGTGGTCGAGGAGCCGAAGGACGTCGTGGCGATCGAGCGGACGCGCGAGTTCCGGGGGCGGTACCACGTCCTCGGCGGCGCGATCAGCCCGATCGAGGGCGTCGGCCCGGACGACCTGCGCATCCGGGAGCTCCTCGCACGGCTCGCGGACGGCGCGGTCACCGAGCTGATCCTCGCCACCGACCCGAACCTGGAGGGCGAGGCCACCGCGACGTACCTGGCGCGGATGATCAAGCCCATGGGGCTGAAGGTGACCCGTCTCGCGAGCGGGCTCCCGGTCGGCGGCGACCTGGAGTACGCCGACGAGGTGACCCTCGGCCGTGCCTTCGAGGGGCGGCGACTGCTAGATGTATGA
- a CDS encoding DUF5063 domain-containing protein yields the protein MSDATLHSVTQDPDDFAVQIADSIESFIVATTEVAKGDEPDSAVPFMLLEISQLLLAGGRLGAHEDIVPDERYEPDTGPEPDVDDLRERFAAMLDPVDVFSEVFDPYEPRKAPVPARISDNIADIVTDLRHGLAHYRAGRTSEALWWWQFSYFSNWGPTASATLRALQSLVAHVRLDQPLAELDGLDTDEDLTEDDLAEEAGRVMLEEIAAPLGLRAKK from the coding sequence ATGTCTGACGCCACGCTTCACTCCGTCACGCAGGACCCCGACGACTTCGCGGTCCAGATCGCCGACTCGATCGAGAGCTTCATCGTCGCGACCACCGAGGTCGCGAAGGGCGACGAGCCCGACAGCGCGGTCCCGTTCATGCTCCTGGAGATCTCGCAGCTGCTGCTCGCCGGCGGGCGGCTCGGCGCGCACGAGGACATCGTCCCCGACGAGCGGTACGAGCCGGACACGGGTCCGGAGCCGGACGTGGACGACCTCCGCGAGCGGTTCGCGGCCATGCTGGACCCGGTCGACGTCTTCTCCGAGGTCTTCGACCCGTACGAGCCGCGCAAGGCCCCGGTGCCGGCGCGGATCTCCGACAACATCGCCGACATCGTCACCGACCTCCGGCACGGCCTCGCCCACTACCGCGCGGGCCGCACCAGCGAGGCGCTGTGGTGGTGGCAGTTCTCCTACTTCTCCAACTGGGGCCCCACGGCCTCGGCGACCCTCCGCGCGCTCCAGTCCCTGGTCGCGCACGTCCGCCTCGACCAGCCCCTGGCCGAGCTGGACGGCCTCGACACGGACGAGGACCTGACGGAGGACGACCTCGCGGAGGAGGCGGGCCGCGTGATGCTGGAGGAGATCGCGGCGCCGCTGGGCCTGCGGGCCAAGAAGTAG
- a CDS encoding tetratricopeptide repeat protein → MTGGVGSAEASGDRSVAAGGTIGSVNTGDFVTQVQNATLLPPEALTLSPAGLVHLPERTQLFVGRARELALLDEGVGVQVLCGLGGIGKSTLAARWAADRVADHTVVWWITAETPAELDAGLADLARAMQPEVVGVLPEDALRERALQWLATHDDWLLVLDNVSAPADLRPLLARVGNGRIVVTSRRASGWQDIARTVVLDVLGPGEAAELFAGVCASGDGLDPLCEELGYLPLALKQAAAYCAEAGITPRTYLGLLAKYPGEMFAATAEGGEAARTLARVWQVTLDRLSDTPRAVMVLRIIAWWAPEGIPRSLLEPLGTPPQVTEAVRRLAAHSMITLQGGELTVHRLVQAVVRADPSEMTGLARQVATHLLHMAISRPELDPDQRVVVNVEALAGCTDPADDTGTAAELFQMAGGFLGMNTAVRRALPLGERALRSFRKVHGPDHLYTLSAAQTLALTVSIVDEGRAVDLLTDGLGDWLRVFGPDDPRTLEAGKHLARVLRSSEPERANELLQENAAHCHRVLGATHPQTIGTRYELFRARSGTNGSVAALEELVADAARAVPEDPILCDEIKRDLILALVHAGERERAFVLAEEAAEDVLRRYGARDPRTLASRLFTVSFLEQTGQTERARALGAVLLEDCLSVLGESELTQAIRKMQA, encoded by the coding sequence ATGACTGGGGGAGTGGGCAGTGCCGAAGCGTCCGGCGACCGGTCCGTCGCGGCGGGCGGGACGATCGGAAGCGTCAATACGGGCGACTTCGTCACCCAGGTGCAGAACGCGACGCTGCTGCCACCTGAGGCCCTCACGCTCTCCCCGGCCGGACTGGTCCATCTCCCCGAGCGCACGCAGCTGTTCGTGGGCCGTGCCCGTGAACTGGCCCTGCTGGACGAGGGTGTGGGCGTCCAGGTCCTCTGCGGGCTCGGCGGCATCGGGAAGTCGACGCTGGCGGCGCGCTGGGCGGCGGACCGGGTGGCCGACCACACCGTCGTCTGGTGGATCACGGCCGAGACGCCCGCCGAACTCGACGCGGGCCTCGCCGACCTGGCACGGGCCATGCAGCCGGAGGTCGTGGGCGTCCTGCCCGAAGACGCCCTGCGCGAACGGGCGTTGCAGTGGCTGGCCACCCACGACGACTGGCTCCTCGTCCTGGACAACGTCTCCGCCCCCGCCGATCTCCGCCCGTTGCTGGCGCGCGTGGGGAACGGCCGGATCGTCGTCACCTCACGGCGGGCGAGCGGCTGGCAGGACATCGCGCGGACGGTGGTCCTGGACGTCCTGGGGCCGGGGGAGGCGGCGGAGCTCTTCGCGGGGGTGTGCGCGTCCGGCGACGGACTGGACCCGCTCTGCGAGGAGTTGGGCTATCTGCCTCTCGCGCTGAAGCAGGCCGCCGCCTACTGCGCGGAGGCCGGCATCACCCCGCGTACGTACCTGGGGCTGCTGGCGAAGTACCCGGGCGAGATGTTCGCGGCGACGGCGGAGGGCGGCGAGGCGGCCCGGACGCTGGCGCGGGTCTGGCAGGTGACGCTGGACCGGCTCTCGGACACCCCACGAGCCGTCATGGTGCTCCGGATCATCGCCTGGTGGGCGCCCGAAGGGATTCCGCGGTCGCTCCTGGAGCCCTTGGGGACACCACCGCAGGTCACGGAGGCCGTGCGGCGCTTGGCCGCCCACAGCATGATCACGCTTCAGGGCGGGGAGCTGACCGTCCATCGGCTGGTGCAGGCAGTGGTCAGAGCGGATCCGTCGGAGATGACGGGGTTGGCACGCCAGGTCGCCACGCACTTGCTGCACATGGCCATCTCCCGCCCGGAGCTCGACCCGGACCAGCGCGTCGTGGTGAACGTGGAGGCACTGGCCGGATGCACGGATCCGGCGGATGACACGGGGACGGCGGCCGAGCTGTTCCAGATGGCCGGAGGATTTCTCGGCATGAACACGGCTGTGCGACGGGCCCTGCCGCTCGGCGAGCGGGCGTTGCGCTCTTTCCGCAAGGTCCACGGACCGGATCACCTGTACACACTCAGTGCGGCGCAGACCCTCGCCCTGACCGTGTCCATCGTGGACGAGGGGCGCGCCGTCGACTTGCTGACGGACGGCCTCGGCGACTGGCTGCGGGTGTTCGGCCCTGACGATCCACGGACGCTGGAGGCGGGTAAACACCTTGCCCGGGTGCTGCGGAGTAGTGAACCGGAGAGGGCGAATGAGCTGCTTCAGGAGAACGCCGCGCACTGCCACCGTGTCCTGGGGGCGACGCATCCGCAGACGATCGGGACCCGGTATGAGCTCTTCAGAGCCCGTTCCGGTACGAACGGCTCGGTGGCGGCGCTGGAGGAGCTCGTAGCCGATGCCGCGCGCGCGGTGCCGGAGGATCCCATCCTGTGCGACGAAATCAAGCGTGACCTGATCCTGGCACTCGTGCACGCCGGAGAGAGGGAGCGTGCATTCGTTCTCGCGGAGGAAGCCGCCGAGGACGTCCTGCGCCGCTACGGCGCCAGGGACCCGCGCACTCTCGCGTCGCGCCTGTTCACCGTCTCGTTTCTCGAACAGACCGGGCAGACAGAACGTGCCCGTGCCCTCGGGGCCGTGTTGTTGGAGGACTGCCTGAGCGTGCTCGGGGAGTCGGAACTGACGCAGGCGATCCGGAAGATGCAGGCATAA
- a CDS encoding tetratricopeptide repeat protein, with product MSGGTSASGDRSVAAGGDVGWVHTGDRVTALPPEALGPVVCPPGLVSVPRKAAHFVGRGQEGELLDREAETVVICGLGGVGKSSLAARWALRQAAHRDPVWWITAESRADVDAGLAALAVAMQPALIDVLPQEALRERALQWLSAHDGWLVVLDNVTDPADVEGLLARTGGRGRIVVTSRTTDAWYGIGRVLTLPVLPAADAVEMFTRVATHSGPRDTTGADVLCAALGQLPLAVEIAAAYCGRTATPPLAYLTELGRSGWPGNAEDAVARTLRVTLDRLAASDPYAGAVLRLLAWFGPDLIPPLLLPPLPGMRQALGELAAHSMVTLHEDGSVSVHRLVQAAVRRADPEDPHREPDLIEGARGAAEAALVEAMPPGGAADPAHWETWRGLMPHIEAYLRYADPAEDSERWVRALVSVGAYVAISGLPEAGVGVTERVLSGAERYYGPGHPYTLGVRAMLLGMVRGSDGAVEQAAAVVRDMTEALGDDDKSTILARRGLALACRRAGRVDEAIALLEGVVADLTRIAGADSRETLGALADLSSIYGVADRLSEAIALCSRAAAGLSALLGGGSVDALEARVYLADLRGRAGATNQALADFRGLLPDCVRVLGEGHPITVHVTAVLTKLSP from the coding sequence GTGAGCGGGGGCACATCCGCCTCGGGGGACCGGTCCGTCGCGGCCGGCGGGGACGTCGGGTGGGTGCACACCGGAGACCGGGTGACCGCGCTGCCGCCGGAGGCCCTCGGGCCGGTGGTCTGCCCGCCCGGACTCGTCAGCGTGCCCCGCAAGGCCGCCCACTTCGTGGGGCGCGGCCAGGAGGGCGAGCTGCTCGACCGGGAGGCCGAGACCGTCGTGATCTGCGGCCTCGGCGGGGTGGGCAAGTCCTCGCTCGCCGCCCGCTGGGCCCTCCGGCAGGCGGCGCACCGCGACCCGGTCTGGTGGATCACCGCCGAGAGCCGGGCCGACGTGGACGCCGGCCTCGCGGCCCTCGCCGTCGCGATGCAGCCCGCGCTGATCGACGTACTCCCGCAGGAGGCCCTGCGTGAGCGGGCGTTGCAGTGGCTGTCGGCGCACGACGGCTGGCTGGTCGTCCTCGACAACGTCACCGATCCGGCTGATGTGGAGGGCCTGTTGGCCCGGACCGGCGGCCGGGGGAGGATCGTCGTGACGAGCCGGACGACGGACGCCTGGTACGGGATCGGTCGGGTGCTCACGCTGCCCGTCCTGCCGGCCGCCGACGCCGTCGAGATGTTCACCCGGGTCGCCACCCACTCAGGACCCCGCGACACGACCGGTGCCGATGTGCTGTGCGCCGCACTCGGGCAGCTGCCGCTGGCCGTCGAGATCGCCGCCGCGTACTGCGGCCGCACGGCCACGCCCCCGCTCGCGTACCTGACGGAGCTGGGCCGCAGCGGCTGGCCGGGGAACGCCGAGGACGCCGTCGCCCGGACGCTGCGCGTCACGCTCGACCGGCTCGCCGCCTCCGACCCGTACGCGGGAGCTGTTTTGAGGCTGCTCGCCTGGTTCGGGCCGGACCTGATTCCGCCGCTGCTGCTGCCACCGCTGCCCGGGATGCGCCAGGCCCTCGGGGAGCTGGCCGCGCACAGCATGGTCACGCTCCACGAGGACGGGTCGGTCTCGGTGCACCGGCTGGTGCAGGCGGCCGTGCGGAGGGCGGATCCGGAGGATCCGCATCGGGAGCCGGACCTGATCGAGGGGGCGCGGGGGGCTGCGGAGGCGGCGCTCGTGGAGGCCATGCCGCCCGGAGGCGCCGCAGATCCGGCCCACTGGGAGACGTGGCGTGGGCTGATGCCGCACATCGAGGCGTATCTGCGGTACGCCGATCCGGCGGAGGACAGCGAGCGGTGGGTCAGGGCGTTGGTCTCGGTCGGCGCGTATGTCGCGATCAGTGGGTTGCCAGAGGCTGGGGTCGGCGTGACCGAGCGGGTGTTGTCAGGCGCCGAGCGGTATTACGGGCCGGGGCATCCGTACACCCTCGGGGTGCGCGCCATGCTTCTCGGCATGGTGAGAGGCTCGGATGGGGCGGTCGAGCAGGCGGCCGCGGTGGTGCGTGACATGACCGAGGCGCTCGGGGACGATGACAAATCCACGATCCTGGCTCGGAGGGGCCTCGCGCTGGCCTGCAGGAGGGCCGGGCGGGTCGACGAGGCGATCGCGCTACTGGAGGGTGTGGTGGCGGACCTGACGCGTATCGCGGGCGCGGACAGCCGGGAGACCTTGGGGGCGTTGGCCGACCTCTCCAGTATCTATGGGGTTGCGGACCGGCTCTCCGAGGCCATCGCGTTGTGCTCGCGCGCGGCGGCAGGGCTGTCAGCCCTCCTCGGCGGGGGCAGTGTGGACGCCCTGGAGGCGCGGGTCTACCTGGCCGACCTGCGCGGGCGTGCCGGGGCGACGAACCAGGCCCTGGCCGATTTCCGCGGCCTGCTGCCCGACTGTGTACGGGTTCTCGGCGAGGGCCACCCGATCACGGTTCACGTGACGGCGGTCCTCACAAAGCTCTCCCCGTGA
- a CDS encoding aspartate kinase — MGLVVQKYGGSSVADAEGIKRVAKRIVDTKKDGHQVVVVVSAMGDTTDELIDLAEQVSPIPAGREFDMLLTAGERISMALLAMAIKNLGHEAQSFTGSQAGVITDSVHNKARIIDVTPGRIRTALDEGNIAIVAGFQGVSQDKKDITTLGRGGSDTTAVALAAALDAEVCEIYTDVDGVFTADPRVVKKAKKIDWISFEDMLELAASGSKVLLHRCVEYARRYNIPIHVRSSFSGLQGTWVSNEPQGAQKVEQAIISGVAHDTSEAKITVVGVPDKPGEAAAIFRAVADAEINIDMIVQNVSAASTGLTDISFTLPKAEGRKALEELEKAKSAIGFDSLRYDDQIGKISLVGAGMKTNPGVTADFFKALSDAGVNIELISTSEIRISVVTRADDVNEAVRAVHTAFGLDSDSDEAVVYGGTGR, encoded by the coding sequence GTGGGCCTTGTCGTGCAGAAGTACGGAGGCTCCTCCGTTGCCGATGCCGAAGGCATCAAGCGCGTCGCCAAGCGGATCGTGGACACCAAGAAGGACGGCCATCAGGTCGTCGTCGTGGTTTCCGCGATGGGCGACACGACGGACGAGCTGATCGATCTCGCCGAGCAGGTATCCCCGATCCCTGCCGGGCGAGAGTTCGACATGCTGCTGACCGCCGGAGAGCGGATCTCCATGGCCCTGCTGGCCATGGCGATCAAAAACCTGGGCCACGAGGCCCAGTCGTTCACGGGCAGCCAGGCAGGTGTCATCACCGACTCGGTCCACAACAAAGCGCGCATCATCGATGTCACGCCGGGCCGGATCCGTACCGCCCTCGACGAGGGCAACATCGCCATCGTCGCCGGCTTCCAGGGTGTGTCCCAGGACAAGAAGGACATCACGACCCTGGGTCGTGGCGGTTCCGACACGACCGCCGTGGCGCTCGCCGCCGCGCTCGACGCCGAGGTCTGCGAGATCTACACCGACGTCGACGGTGTCTTCACGGCCGACCCGCGCGTCGTGAAGAAGGCGAAGAAGATCGACTGGATCTCCTTCGAGGACATGCTGGAGCTCGCCGCCTCCGGCTCCAAGGTGCTGCTGCACCGGTGCGTCGAGTACGCGCGCCGCTACAACATCCCGATCCACGTCCGCTCGTCCTTCTCGGGACTGCAGGGCACGTGGGTCAGCAACGAACCGCAAGGAGCCCAGAAGGTGGAGCAGGCCATCATCTCGGGTGTCGCCCACGACACCTCCGAGGCGAAGATCACCGTTGTCGGCGTGCCGGACAAGCCGGGTGAGGCCGCGGCCATCTTCCGCGCCGTCGCGGACGCCGAGATCAACATCGACATGATCGTGCAGAACGTGTCCGCCGCTTCCACCGGCCTCACGGACATCTCCTTCACCCTCCCCAAGGCCGAGGGCCGCAAGGCTCTCGAAGAGCTGGAGAAGGCGAAGAGCGCGATCGGCTTCGACTCGCTCCGCTACGACGACCAGATCGGCAAGATCTCCCTGGTCGGCGCCGGTATGAAGACGAACCCGGGCGTCACCGCGGACTTCTTCAAGGCGCTCTCCGACGCGGGCGTGAACATCGAGCTCATCTCGACCTCCGAGATCCGCATCTCGGTCGTCACCCGCGCCGACGACGTCAACGAGGCCGTGCGCGCCGTCCACACCGCCTTCGGTCTGGACAGCGACTCGGACGAGGCCGTCGTCTATGGAGGCACCGGCCGATGA